tGCTTGGATGGAAATTGCCAGTGAATTTAATAtggataaaaaagtaattgaaaaaaagattCGATCACTCGTAGGTCAATTTAACCGAGAATGTAAATCTAATAAATCTGGTGCAGGAGCTAATGAGTCAAGTAAATggtttgcatttaaaaaactcATGTTCCTTAAAGGCAAAAATATTCCAAGTTTAACTGTCGATGGAGGGTTGCAggtgagttttattttaacgtcttttaataatatttagatgCCCAGTCCAAAAACCcttcatttgaaaaatattctgcgaattcttttcttatttctttccCATCATCTGTCAGGGATTCACATGCTTCAAGTGGTGTTAATTGCTGCTGTTCTAATCTCCATTGTCCATCGATACGTGTACCAGTTACTATGTCATCTCCATCATAGTATTGAGATGGAGCGTAAATCATGCTCGATTcagtttttcttataaaattatgcagTAGCACGCATGTCATAATTAAAGTAGTAGTTTTTTCTGGatctaataatattgtagttCGTAAAACTCTAAATCTGGCTGACAAAATCCCAAATGCGTTCTCTACTGTTCTCCTCGCACGACTCAGTCTATAACTGAAGATTTTTTCCTTAGAATTGCTATCCTGTGGTCCTGGAAAAGGTTTTAATAAGTGTTTTTGTAAAGGGAACGCATCATCTGTTACGAACACATAAGGAAGAGGTTTGTTTCTGCCTGGTAGTGAGCTGTCACTgggtatttttaaactattgtcgttaattttatttcgaaattttGTGTTTGCGAAAACTCCGCCATCACTTATGCGTCCTTGGCAGCCAATATTCACGTACAGAAAGTTGTATTCTGCGTCCACTATCGCTAAAAGTACAACGCTGTAAAATCCTTTATAGTTGTAATATTCACTGCCGCTATCAATTGGCTTTTGTATGGCTACGTGCTTTCCATCGATACTTCCTAAGCAATTTGGGAAATTCCATTTTTCTTCAAATGAATTTGCCACGTGTAGCCACTCTTGAGGTGTTGTTGGTATCTGGAACAAAAATAGAAGATTAAGAAATAGGcgcgaaaaataaatttataactcgTTAttctaacaaattttattggatatttttattaagtatgaaatattaatagaatacactgtaaaaaaatatgatttcagTTAAGGGTTGTTAAgtaatagaaaaagaaaatcgcggttatagatttttttacaattttagctAATTTGACGCGCCTATAACTTGAAATTATCGTTTAGTTCTATTCTTTCAGGGTAACGAAGAAAACAGAATTGCTTCAGAAAACACTCTCAGTTTGAACGAAACAGGAAATACTGTCACTGATGAAACTACGGGCACGCCTTTCGCCACCCCAAAACCATTTCGGAAAAGAAGACGGCCTGAAGTAGAACAAGATCCAACACAACAAGAagctgtaaatattttacaaagaatGTACGAATCTAGAAAAAGCAGGGATGAAAATGACGCATTTGGAGAGTATGTCTCGATGaaactgaaacaaataaaaaacagtcaTGCTAAGAATACTGCTCAACATcacattaacaatattttgtacaatgcGACAATGGGACAATATGATTTTCCAACAACCTTTACAGACCCAACCGCTAGTAGTTCCTGGGGATACAACTCTGAACCAAATCTATCCACTTTTTCGGAAAATAATGCTGACTGTAGCTCGAGAGGATACTACACCGCACCGAGTCCCTCGGCTTCATTTGAAACCAGTTCTTCGGATAACTCCAGGACACATACTCGTACCAGCGCAAGAACACAGAGTCCGTCTAATTTATCGGAATCAAGCCAAGATTCGACCCAATCATTAAACGATTTGTTGGAatcaatcaaaaattaaaaaatacatgtttggtttgttaagtattaaaaaaattattagtaaggTAAGATAGGTACCTACCTAAAGTATGATTAGATTAGatcatattaaaagtaaataaaaaaataattaaaaatgttgtttgacTTACCTGTATGTATTCCTTTAAAACCTCATTGAGAGCCTCGCACACTTCTGGTACGATAATAGATATCACTTGGTCTGACAACTTGAACACATTTCCAAGACTTTTATAACTGCTACCAGTTGCCAAAAATCTTAACGTTACCGCAAGTCTTTCCGTCACACTTACAGATTTTCTAAATGTAGTGTCTCGTTTGCCTATTTTTGCcccaattaaattttgtagatATTCAAATTCGGAACTGTTCAttcttataaaatcttttaagcaACCATCAATACCTAAATCCTTGAGATAGTCTGTGGCACTATATTTTCCTCTAGCTTTTAGCGTTTGGCGCATCCAATAAGAGcgctttttcttcttttttaaacaaaaaaataaaagctattCCAATGAGCAAATCTTCTTCCATTTTCGTGTAGACGTCCTCAGCCCTCAGAAGGCGAAACCAAACTGCGAGCCAATACTACACTCGCGAGCAACCAAATCGACTCACTCCTTGACGGCGCCCTTAtgcattgattttattaaaacgacAAATGTCAATTGTAAATATGATATGTCATTCGAAAGCTAAAGATGTCAGCTTTAATttgatgtcatttttattgaaatacattaattatttcttaagttAATGACGTCTGAACGTAACAGTAGGAAAAATCggaatttatgaatttatgaaAAGGTCTCGTATTTTggaaattacacaaaaattggtagaaattaaaaaaatatatattaaatcaatattttgtattgccCCCTCTAGCCTTTATTACAGCCTGCAGTCtgtttttcattgaaatgatcaatttttttacagtctCTTGAGGAATGCCGTTCCACTCCTCTAACAATGCTGACTTTAGATCATCTACGCTCGAAGGGACTGGATTCCTGGCTCGAACCCTTCGTTTAAGCTCGTCCCATAAGTGCTCGATGGGATTCATATCCGGGCTGAGCGCAGGCCAGTCCATCGTGCGCAATTCGACCTCTTCAAGAAATTGCCGAGTGACTCGTGCCGTGTGACAGCGGGCATTGTCGTGCATTAACACGAAGTCTTCGCCGACAAACCCTGCGTAGGGCACAACATGACTCAGTAGGATGTCGGTGATGTACCGATCAGCTGTTAGCCCGCCTCCACGGCCGCCCCCAGGCACGAAAACAAGATCAGTTTTTCCTCTAAGGAAATACCAGCCCACATCATGCAGGAACCGCCGCCATACGCCACTGTTTCAGCAAAACAGCATTGGGAAAAACGTTCCCCCGGACGCCTGTAGACTCGGCTTCTCCTGTCACTGCCACGCAAACACATTCTGCACTCATCAGTAAACAGTACCGACCGCCAATGCGTAATGCTCCAGTTGAGATGTTCTCGAGCAAAATAAAGGCGCGCTTGACGGTGGCCTGCAGTGAATTTGGGGCCCGTCGCAGGCCTTTTTGGCCTCAAATTGGCTTCCTTCAAGCGTCTTCTCACCGTCCATTCGCTTACAGCCACCCCTCGTGTATGTCTCAATTCCTGTTGCACATCAACACCCGTGAGGTGTCGATTGCGCAGCGAGGTTGAGACAATGAAACGGTCGTCTCTCTCTGATGTGCACCGGTGGCGGCTCGTTCTTGGTCTCCAATTAAAGACACCAGTCTCTTGGAACCGTTTGTATACTCGGGACACTGCAGACTGGCTCAATTGGAGCTGGGCAGCGACTGCTCGCTGACTTAACCCTTGTTGCAACAAGGCAACAACTTGAGCTGCTTTTTCTGGCGTGGTATCCATGGTTTcactaaaacttttaatgcaatttactGAGATGTGTACCGGCCAACTTGTGATAAGCGACTGATAGGGTAAACCGGATGTGGGCGGGTTTTATAGCGGGGAAAGGTAGCGCAACTCGTGGATACCTTATGGAGCAAATTTTCCCTGACGCCTAATTAAAATGCGTCATTAAATCAGcgcttcaattttttttagggtATTGATGTTAAATGAGAGTATCAACCTTCAGCTTACGAATgacatatcatttttataattgacatTTGTCGTTTTAGCAAAATCAATGCATATGTGCGCCGTCAAGGGGTGAGTCGATTTGGTTGCTCGAGAGTGtagatgttataaaatgtttaaacattttccatCAATGTAGGAGCACTTATAACATGTAACAGTTTCTAACAAAGTGCAACAATTGTTAACATTTGTTAGTAAATGTTTTggtgttataaaatgtttacaaacattttataacggCAATGTGGGAGCACCATAACTGGCGCAGTCGTAACGGATTTAGAATCAACCGGTATAATTGCACAGAGAAGATTAACGTCTGGAGTCAACGCTTCACATCGCAGAGCATCCGACGCTAAATCCGAAGAATCTACAAGAGCACCAGGGCTGGACAAAAGAGGAACTCAAACAACATCGGTCATGTTATTGAGCAACGAAATCATATAaggaattcaaaaaaaaaagaaaaaaaaaatttaataaacttttaagtttttaatcagCTATAAGCGCCATAACAACAAATTTATTGACAACTGTCAGTTACCTGCCAAATGTCAGACGTCACGTTGGATTGCTATTGTTCATAAAAACTACACCGTTACAACATGCATGCATGCAGCGTGGCACTACCTCTTTCAAGATctgttttacttatttacagGAAAACTGGTTGTGAAAAAGTGGAAATCGATGAGAGACGAATGGATGAAATGTCATAGAAAATTAAGCGAGAGCAAGTCGGGATCGGGAGCTAATCCAATAGTTCATAAGTACACGAACTATGACAACATgaaattttgtcaaaaataaatagccCAACATAGGGATACTGAGTCAAATATGCAACCAACCTTTAACACTGAAAGTGACGACAGCCATGATGCATTGATCAGAAAAAGGAAGAAAGAACAAGTTcataaagaaaaagatttgAGTGCAGTAGATAGAAGAATGATTCAATTTATCGATTCTAtgcaaaaaaagaaaagaaaaccgATGACAGCAGAATTATGTCATTTTTCAAGAGTATTGCTCCAACAATAGAGAAGTTCAGTGACGATGAAGTTGTCGAATTTCAATATCaagttatttcaatattacggaattttaaacaaagaaatataaatagcaACACATCAGAATCTCAAAGTATACACCTGCAAGAATCCATCCAACTTCAGCTTAACCTATGATACTGAAGCTTATGGATATTCTACTGCACCTGGACCTTCTAACGTGAGAAGCCAATCTAGACTTACTACTTATAGTTCCGAACTAGAATTTGACTCTTAGGCTGCCTGTCCTTTGACGCGGAGAGGGGCAGCGGAGCGGAGAAACGAAGAAATATTAACCAATAGGATTGCATGAAATCTCCGCTCCGCTTTAGTGGAAAGGGATTTGCgagctagtttaaaaattcatacatTTTCGGAAGCGGTGCGTGGTAGCGGTGCGAGGTAGCGGTGCGAGGTAGCGGTGCGAGGCGGCGGAGCGGGGCAGCCGAGTGagccggcgcggcgcggcgcggcggggaAACGGCCCGGTCTCGGGGGCGGGGGTATGGGATATTGGGATAGTATGCCGCTGAAGTTTGTCCAGTACGTACGTGCGCTTTGTTGTAACGaagaattttgaaaaatgGATGAAAGACTCATCGAAAGCGTAAAAAAGTTTCCTTGCCTGTGGGACACGAGttcagaattttataaatgtaacgaAACAAAGGATGCGGCATGGAATCTCATCATTAATGAAGTAAACATAAAAGAcggtaattatatatttttattaaaataaatatcatagcTTACACTTCTTGCAATTCGTGAGCGCGCGTGAACATTATTTGTGTTGAAGTCTTGTACGTGTATGAGTATTGTTGTTAAgtatttcaagatttttttcttacggTATGCGCTATGCGTTGCTGCCTTAACGCACACACAGATACATCGTCAACACAAACAAAGCCCACACGCAATCCTGATTTGCAACATATCGAtactttcataatattagCTGTATTTCACTTTACTTAATAgaactttagttttttttataattgttgatTGAAATTCGTGACGAAATGCGAGTATCTTGCCATGGAACTTTCCCCTGATTATTGAAGTAAGAACAATACATTTCTCGAACTTGATAACCTTTGTTTCTATAGTGTGTTTCTATTCTGTTATCCATTGAGATTAATATCTGCTCCTTGTTATTTTCGTTACTGTTTAGGTAATCAGGTTGTcgatcaattaaataattgtgcaACACACAtgttgcttttattattttatcaactgTTTCGATTTTGCATTCGAAATCTTTATGATACACGTACCACTTTCGTGCCAGTACCCCAAAAGTTGCTTCAACAATGCGACGTGCCCGTGACAAGCGTTAATTAAATACTCTTTTTTCTGAATTCAGTCCATCACGGGGGTAAGGCCTCataaaattttccattaatGGAAAAGCTTCGTCTCCTATAAATACAAATGGCAATGGCTCTCCGTCCTGATAAAGTGGTACGGGCTGAGGTAAATTTAAGCTCCTCTCTTTTAGGCGTTTTCCGAAAATGCTGTCGTCAAAAATTCCTGCATCTGAAAACCTTCCCATAGATCCTACATCAACCATTATGATTTTTCTTCTGGCATCAGCTAAACACATCAAAACCACAGAAAACctctttttataattgaaaaatgatgACCCTGATTTAGAAGGAGACTTGATATATACATGCTTGCCATCAAGAGCACCTAAGCAATTTTCGAATTGCCATAGGTCATCAAAAtcctttgcaatttttttccaGTCGTTTTCTGTTGGTTCTGGCATAACATAAGGTTGCAATACGTTCCAAAGAACATCGCAAACTTCTTCTATAATTCTTGACACACTTTTTAATCCAATCCTGAAATTCTCTGCTATCCCCGTAAATGACTGGCCGGTTGCTaaatatctgtaaaataataaaaaaaaacttttaacaattACTCAAAACTAAACAAgtacctaaataaaaaataataacagttttcactttttaattatgtgtatATAATACTACAGTGATGTGTTTGTTACTTGTTTCAGTTACAACCGCCAAATACCGATGGAAACAACTTAGAGATAACCATCGAGATGCATTAAAACGTCAAAATGCAACAAGGAGTGGACAGGCTAGAAGACAACGCAAGGAGTGGAAATATCAAAACGCCATGTCATTTCTTCTACCGTACATGTGTAACAGAGATCGAGCATCAAATTTTGAATCCTTAGAAGACTCGGCAAATGAGAATTCAAATCAGCCAAATTTTGATGATAATTCTCAAGAATCAAGCGGTATCTTGCCATCAACATCAAATAATCTTACCTCTGTCAATGTTTCCGATGATTCGACAGCATCTGGTCCGATTCCTTCCACATCGAAAAAAAGGAAGAACGATGAGATCCTagatatattaagaaaaaatcaagAAAACCGCGATCTTTTAAGACAAGAACGTACGgaagttaaaaatatgatgGGAGCCAGGGACAAGTATGATGAAATagactctttttttttaaatttggctgcgtcaacaaaaaagttgccattttatttacaacttcaaataaaaaaaaattgttttaatgctGTAATGACAGCAGAAGAAACTAATTTGCAACAGTCCTGGTATTCTCCGAATAATTATGGTTACTCTACAAGCTCAACACCAACATCAGGCaatataaatatcagtaaTAATACTGCAAATTCTTCGCATGTTGAAGAAACTGAGGCTACTACTGAACACTCATCAACATTTCCACAAAATGACATCAATATATCTACTGCTACCGCTTCAGATGTTCCAGAAACTCAGAACACTGGAAGAACTGGAACGCCTGTAGTAGAGCTAACAGGTTCGGAGGAAACTGCAGATCAATATGtggataacaatattaatttcaatttttgaattatttttcatgGTGTTAacttagaaaattaataaaagttactttgattttaaaatgagTACTTACTTTAAACACACTGCTAACCTTTCACAGCTACTGATGGAATTTCGGAAATTTGAGTCCTGTTTCTGAATATATGGTTGAACCAGAGAGTGCAGCTTATGAAAAGTAGATCGAGAAACTCTATAAGAATTTTCGAAAGTTTCTTCATCAGCAGTTCggaaaaaagtataatattcACCGTGCACTGAACGATACTTGATATGATTTCTTAACCAAAATCTATGTTTTCttatagaattattaatatagtatGTTGTAAGTAATTCGGTTTCTTCCGAGTCTAACATTTCTTCTTCGAGCAATGTGAGGTAGTAACATTTCAACTTTTGCGTCGACAACATGTCTGTTTTCCGTAATATTTCGCGTATGACTGAACTGACCGCCCGCCGCCCTCCGCTCAAATGACTCGTTGCGTGAACTCGGCCTAGCTCCGCACAGTCCGTTACTCCGCTCCGCAATACTCGCTGGCTCCGCACCGCTGCCTAGCTCCGCGTCAATGGACAGACACAGTCCGTAACTCCGCTCCGCAATACTCGCTAGCTCAGCTCCGCTGCCTCTCTCCGCGTCAATGGACAGGCAGCCTTACACTCGAGTTGGTCAAAGTCAACCCAGCgtgcaattattatttttcctaaaattggaaacactcaggttaccattaaattggaaacacttagggtCCGTTCACACAGACCGGCTCGGAGAGGAGAGCAGATTTTTATCACGTTGGAAACAGTGTTTTGAGTGATTgtagtaaagtttatttttgcatttgcaccttttttgtcattaaaaatgcCTGAACGCGCTTCGTGTGAAGTAATAAAAGGAGCCGACCGGCTCCGCTTGCGTGCTCTTTCTCGCTCGCGCAGCCGATCGGCTCTGATTGCGTGCTCTTTCTCGCTTGCGCAGCCTGTCGGCTCCGATTGCGTGCTCTTTCTCTATCGCGTAGCCGATCGGCTCCGATTGCGTGCCCGCTGCGGCCGCGCCGACCGCCATTTTGATAGCAACATTTGAACGTAATAGTTGTGCGTACTTGTACGAAAAGATGAatgatgaaaaattaataatactcgTGTCAAAATATGAGTGTTTATTTGACATAACCAAGCCATCATATAGCGATCGGATAATGAAAGACAATGCATGGGAGGAAATTAGCAAATGTCTCGGAATAAGTGGTAAGTAaggttttcattgttttacaCCTACCCCCAGATACTCAAACGAATTTTAAAGCAAGGGCTTCTTAAACTCGTGCTGCGACGTGTTAGATTCAAAGTCAAAATAGGAATAACATGAGTTTAAATGCGCCCTTACTTTAAAAACTCGTTTGAGTATCTGATCGTTAGAATATACTTATGTAGtagacaatttttattaaatataacttaagaaaCTCGCGTAGCCATTTGATCTTGCCAATCTAAAGCACCACTTGATGAAAAATAATCCTTAAATTTATTCCTTGCTGTTAGAACTGCGTCGCTATTAGAActgttttcattattattgtcTGTTATTgctgttaataaatttatattgctGTGAAATTCATTCTCTTGTCCTGGCGTCcgattttctattaaaaaattatgtaaacatgtagttgctaatataattaaatcacaGTACTTCGGCTGAATTTTCATtcgtttttgataaatttcaaatctttGAGTTAGCATTCCAAATGCACATTCTACGACTTTTCTTGCCCTGCTTAAACGCagattaaatactttttttgataattctgTTCTTGCTTGTTCTCTTGGATACGGCCGCAATATATTATTGCTCAAAGGAAATGCCTCGTCTCCTATAAAAACATGTGGTAAGCTTTCAGTGGTACTAGGTAGAGGTTTATTTGGGGGCAGCTTTAACTTATTGGTGTTGAGTTTTTTCCAAAATTTTGAATTCTGTAAAATTCCGCCGTCGCTATTTTTACCATATGATCCGACatcaacaattaaaaaactgtatttCGCGTCGACCACAGCTAGTAACACTGTactgaaaaagtttttataattatagtataaGCTTCCACTATTATCTGGTGCCTGTATATTGACATGCTTTCCGTCTATAGCGCCCAAACAGTTAGGAAAATtccaaatattaaagaaatcaCGTGAAACCTTTTCCCACATTTCTTCATCTGGCATCTGCATAACTATGGGCATCAAAACATCACAAATTACTCTGATTGTCTCATGAATAATTGAATGAACTGTAGAAATTCCCATTcgaaaattaaatgacaagTTTTTGAAACTGCAACCAGTGATGAGgaatctgtaaaaataaaacaaacacacaaaatagaaatataagaCTGCCGTACCAAAAcgaactataaaataaaacttaaaagaaagttcttttttaccaaaaagaactttcttttataataccaTTTTTTCGCAATCGAAACCAAATATCTAATGTAACATTATCATCGGATGATTCAGAGCCTGGCACACCAATACCACCACCATCGACATCATCTAAACGTTCTGACCATTCTGAAGTTGAATCGCTTGCAAGTACTTCTGGCTCGAAAAAGAGACCACGCTTAAGCAAAGATGTTGCTACGGTTTTCGAAGAGTATCttgaagaaaaaagaaatactacACCCCGTGACAAGGcattacgtaatttttttttgtctatgtcAGATACAGTGGAAACATTCCCAAAAGAAGTCCAAGCACGAATTAAAAGGCGC
This genomic stretch from Papilio machaon chromosome 29, ilPapMach1.1, whole genome shotgun sequence harbors:
- the LOC123722760 gene encoding uncharacterized protein LOC123722760; translation: MSGNWNNDDVYKLIEMFQAREVLWNTMSESYKDRNKKHDAWMEIASEFNMDKKVIEKKIRSLVGQFNRECKSNKSGAGANESSKWFAFKKLMFLKGKNIPSLTVDGGLQGNEENRIASENTLSLNETGNTVTDETTGTPFATPKPFRKRRRPEVEQDPTQQEAVNILQRMYESRKSRDENDAFGEYVSMKLKQIKNSHAKNTAQHHINNILYNATMGQYDFPTTFTDPTASSSWGYNSEPNLSTFSENNADCSSRGYYTAPSPSASFETSSSDNSRTHTRTSARTQSPSNLSESSQDSTQSLNDLLESIKN
- the LOC123722715 gene encoding uncharacterized protein LOC123722715 — its product is MHAAWHYLFQDLFYLFTGKLVVKKWKSMRDEWMKCHRKLSESKSGSGANPIVHKYTNYDNMKFYSIYRFYAKKEKKTDDSRIMSFFKSIAPTIEKFSDDEVVEFQYQVISILRNFKQRNINSNTSESQSIHLQESIQLQLNL
- the LOC123722759 gene encoding uncharacterized protein LOC123722759; protein product: MDERLIESVKKFPCLWDTSSEFYKCNETKDAAWNLIINEVNIKDVTTAKYRWKQLRDNHRDALKRQNATRSGQARRQRKEWKYQNAMSFLLPYMCNRDRASNFESLEDSANENSNQPNFDDNSQESSGILPSTSNNLTSVNVSDDSTASGPIPSTSKKRKNDEILDILRKNQENRDLLRQERTEVKNMMGARDKYDEIDSFFLNLAASTKKLPFYLQLQIKKNCFNAVMTAEETNLQQSWYSPNNYGYSTSSTPTSGNINISNNTANSSHVEETEATTEHSSTFPQNDINISTATASDVPETQNTGRTGTPVVELTGSEETADQYVDNNINFNF
- the LOC123722761 gene encoding LOW QUALITY PROTEIN: uncharacterized protein LOC123722761 (The sequence of the model RefSeq protein was modified relative to this genomic sequence to represent the inferred CDS: substituted 2 bases at 2 genomic stop codons), with the translated sequence MNDEKLIILVSKYECLFDITKPSYSDRIMKDNAWEEISKCLGIRICKNKTNTQNRNIRLPYQNELXNKTXKKVLFYQKELSFIIPFFRNRNQISNVTLSSDDSEPGTPIPPPSTSSKRSDHSEVESLASTSGSKKRPRLSKDVATVFEEYLEEKRNTTPRDKALRNFFLSMSDTVETFPKEVQARIKRRVFNIVNEAELSLYENSTDLNYSLSINSPPSTNQSTYLVSNETYIPQNYPDQTTYGYNTSTQNTK